The DNA region CCAAAGCCTATTGTCCAAATCCagctccaagaagaagaaacccaAATCAAACCAGGCCCATCTCCTTCCTTGTCCACCAATTTCAAAACCGGGCCCAGCTCTCAAAGCCCATCTTCACAAGTCTCACTCTCTCTGCTAAAATGGCTGCGGGGAATGTGAAACCGAGCGAATCGATGGTCTCGATGATCGTCCTTCCTTCTCCACCGTTCCGCCGCCTACTCTCGTCTTCTCTCGGTCGGAGCTCCACAAAGCCTTCAGATGCAATGGTTCAGGATTAGGGTTCAAAGGTGCTGGGATCAAATAGATTTGCAAAGCTTCAGAGAAAATGGTAGATCTGCTCTCGTCTTCTCTCGTCAGCCCTCATCTCCCCCATCTCTTTTTCAAACTTCTGGTGGCAGAATTGGTTGGTGAATTGTTAGAGTCCATCAATCCCTACCTACGACCATTCTCACCAAAACCCCCAACTTTCCCTTCCGCCAAGCTCCCACAATTGTAGAGACACCAATTTAGACAACTCTCGAAAGAGAttttttgagagagagatggcCCAAGTGAGCAAAATCTGCAGCAATGGAGCTCAAAGCATCAATCTTTTGCCCAATGTTTCCAAACCCCAAATGCCCAGATCATCAAATTTTCTCCCATTGAAGTCCCAGTTTCTGGGTTCCTCAAATTCTTTGAGTTTGAAGCTGAAAAATGGGCTTGTGGGCAGTTGGACCGTCGGTAAAGTCAGGGTCGATCCGCTTACAGTTGCACCTTCAGTTGCCACAGCAGAGAAGCCGTCCACGGTTCCGGAGATTGTGCTGGCAACCtatcagcaaaaaaaaaaaaaaaatctgccaGAATTGAATATCAAGGTATCTGGTGATCCAATAATGATCAAATTCCAGGATGTGAAACCGACTCCTGCTGGGACAGTGGCACAGTGTGTTTTGCTCCATTTGGATGGTTCAATCAATTTCAGCAATGTGGAATAAGGCAATATGTGTTCAGCAGTTCAACAAGGGCACTTCTCCATAGCGGTCAAGTCCATTGCTCATTCTCCAGCACCAGCCTATGACCTCTGTGAGCTTCAATCGCGACGGTTCGATTGTCGTCTCCGTCAGCCACGACGGGTCCTGTAAGATTTGGGACACCGAGTCGGGGACTTTGCTGAAGACGTTAATTGACGATAAAATCAGCCTCCGTCTCTCCCTTTTCAACTGCCTTAGACATCTCATCGATCGGAACCAGGGGTAGATAGCCGAAGATGGCATAGCCCTTACGGGTCAAGTCCTTTACGATGTGGTTGTATTTGCCAGACCAGTGCGCAGCGGTTGGTGCAGCCTTCTGTGCCACTGTGTGGATGGAAGGGTACTTGTTGAGTCCGACCCACAACTTCACAGATTGGTTCAAGACAAAGTTCTTGTACTCAGTAGCTGCATAGTGAATAGCTGCGCGTGGACCACCAGTTTCAGCCTCCCTTACAATTCTCTGCCCCTTTTCCGCTGCTTTCTGGATCAAGCAGTGCGCTTGGCTTGCAACCTGCTTGGCCACAGGAGCATGCTTGTCGAACTTGTCTGTGGCTTCATCCACCTTGGCGTCGAGGAAAGTGAGGACATCGTCAGGAACGCCCTTAAACTTCCGGTAAACGGGACCAACGACGGCGGTGACCGCTCCCTCTACCGTCCCGACCATCGATCTGAGCGGCCCGGAGTTCTGCTTGGCGTAATCGTACAGATTCGAAATGCACACCAGGGTCTGAATCGCCGCCACCCTCAGAAACCCTAGGTGCTTCAGTTCCTTCTCCTTGCCGATCTCTACTCCCTTATCGACGGTGGCCATCGTTTGCAGATTCTTTCTCTTCGcggcgtttttttttttgagattcCGGGAAGTCGCGACTGAAAGGGGAAAAAGGCTTCCGAAGATCCATACAGGTCATGTGAATAAAGTGTATTACATAACATCTACATTTTCTGTGACAAATGGTAAATACATTGTGAGCGGCTGTCAGAGGAATGGCGTGCATGATGACGGTGTGGGCTCGGTAGGAATTGACAAGGTGAAGTCTGTTGGCTGTGCTATGTGTCTGTGCTTAGTAGCGGTGCTCTATGGCTGTGCTCGATCAGTGGCGGTGCTCGGTGGCGGTACAGCGGCTGTGCAATGGCGGTTGTGCAAGGTAGCAAGAATGCAGTGGCGGAGCAATGGTTGTGTAGTGGCAGTGGCAAACGTCAAACGGCGGAGAGCTTCaataaccgccgtcaaacgactagccggtcatgaagcctcGACTGCAGCATCTCCGTCGTCTTCATCCTTTCCTACAAATTCCTCATCCCGTCAcccaaatttatacagaaaagaaaagaaaaaaaaaaaaaaaaaaaaaaaaggtggtggtgcatctggcaccatgtgaaaaaaaaggggaatggtggatcaaGCATCATGTGAAAGCAgacgaaaaaaataataaaataataaaaaaaaaaaaaaaaaagagaaggtggattcttggtggctagcaccacgcaaaaaacaaagggaaaatgGGTTTTGGGATGGTGGATCACTCCacgcgaaaaaaaaaaaatatatatatatatatatatatatatacagcaaaaaaaaaaaaaaaaagcattaagagaaataaagtccgtttttatttattttttctggaaattttacataaatttgcattatacatacttaaaaaaaaaaaaaatcaaatcaaatttacaagagaggatcttcaaggacgatcaggtgccgcctcaccactcggcagagctccagaaatgagaggcgtcggaggttgactgtttgaagccacaccactcggcagaactccaggaagaagaggagccggaggttgatcatttggagcttcattacgcggtacagccccagaagacgaaggcaaatgctgctggaacaaacccacaaacctccgatgatcaagtaaaatttgaccatcagattcttgcatctggtcaatcttcctcttcatgtttgtcgcatagctatgtgcgagcttatgcaactgtttattctcctgcttgagctctctaatctcctgtttgagactcatcacttccgccgccaatgattcaacttgacgggttcgtgcaaataggcgttgggccatattagacatagaacctgcacactgcacactgagagccagagaatccttaacagccaactcatcagaccgtttggaaagtagtctgttatctctgggagtgacaaggtttcgggccaccaccgcagcggtcatatcattcttcaccactgaatccccaacggtaagaggaccagtaggggatatgaaggatgggcgccatatgttgtctggagaaggcgagactgcctcttcaccaaggttcaaatcaaaacgacggtcggagggcccagacattttcaaaggtgttgaagaaagaagaggtcggacaaattaagatcttagaagtgcaagaggggagtttctacaagcgaaaattcaagtgtgctttgaaacgaactgcgtgcctctataaaaatcaggactcgacgggatttcagagatcaaagaggtgagctcagagttcgaaaatgccgattcaaaaatcgaagaggcaagctcagaaatcggagaagcatcttgcttttccagacgcgttagcacccgtcacacgcaaactcagctttgcggaaatcacgggcaatttgttaaagcgccaatcccaggtatcgaagaggcgccagtctttttcagcctcgtcagcacccgtcacgcgcaaactcagctttgcgaaaatcacgggcaatttgtcgaagcgccgatcccagatatcgaagaggcgccagtcttttttagcctcgtcaacacctatcacatgcacactcagcttgacgaaaattacggacaatttgtcgaagatttctgataaagaagaaagcacgtgaagccatactgatcaatcacgcattggttaccgacacgagtaaaagaatagtacctctacaggtactaaagaaattcctataactgtccaccttcaccttccataccaaggcagacatacagagcctttcttcatctccaaaaaatgctttcccaacgaagcctctcgagtcattcaatgttccttattctttggggtacctctgcaagccaatgactccaaagcaaaagtatctcatatcaccagggtagaaagcaagagtatctcatatcatgcgttctccctgtcctttcctttgtccttgttcttacctacaaagacaaggataaagaaaacaatatgccggaacttccactcaaactcgggtaaggaaccgactgtttggaacccttccctgattgcctacctagcactgctctcgagtactcgtttcccactgctgctgtacttccaaagaggctaccacatctgcctgaagaatagataaggcaagtgaaaatgataccttgcagcatatggagacaacgtgcagaaggaacaagcagagaagaatgcggtctgcacagtcaactcagcagaaggagcccgaactgaggaactcgagaagctgccacatctgcctaaagaaacaagtagagaagaatgcagcatgcacagtcaactcagcagaagaagtctgagatgaagaactcgagaagatgccgcatcCGCCTGAGGAACAgttaaaggaaatgaaaatgataccttgcagcatgtggagacaaggtgcagaaggaacaagcagagaagaatgcggtctgcacgatcaactcagcagaaggagtccgaactgaagaactcgagaagctgccacatctgcctgaagaaacaagcagagaagaatgcagcatgcacagtcaactcagcagaaagagtctgagatgaagaactcgaaaagatgccgcatctgcctAAGGAtggtgaactcgttttgaccctcaaattcttgggtcgacttactaggcgttgtgggctgcacgtgccgattcaccacccttgaatcaaatccttaaagaccaagtcaccaactggaagaagagcccatcaatcttgaagatcataccgttgaccaaactgctcaggtgtgaattagaaagattgaacaaaataacaagtcgtcaccttcacctcgtgcctgcttgccatgtgttcgagtcagccttcaagaatcaagcctcaacggcccttgaagaagcttccagccaaattcaaaatcaagcctcgacggccctggaagaaatcacaagtccgattcaagattaagtgtctaccacccttgaatcaaaacctagttcaagaataagctgtggaaaatcaacaattggaggaatccagaaaatccttcaacccagttcaagatcaaagctgtggaaagtcaacaagcgcaacaaaatacgtgccgattcacccactaccaaagccaaagatcatctaccacatgaagctccttgtggtccaatttcaaccttcaagatcaagcctcgacgacccttgaagaaatttcaaataaaagttcaagaacaagcctcaacggcccttgaagaaatctccagcccaattcaagatcaagcctcgatggcccttggatcgacatctacagtaagggacttcaaaacgcatctcctacacatgacaagcacatgtatacgacgtgccttgaagtgggggcatttgtagacttcgaaatttcggtaaataaatgttgaccgataaatcaaagtgtcaacgctcatgtattacataaattttacacgtagcgtgtgattaaacgaaaattgaaatgagttggaaacgtcatcaaataggacacgtgtcaacacctggcagaaacgacttatttcatctgggatattatattcaaaattaggcattggaaaattctataaatacaagcccatttcattcatttaaagggaccaattcatattacaccttgaagctctgaagctctgaaactccgaagctctcaagcatccaggttcccgaagaatcaagaaagccttcttcgttcttcgttcatcgttcttccaagatcaagccccgacggcccttggatcaaccatccaccaattcaagatcaagccccgacggcccttgaagaaagcaccatcgttcatcatccgttcatccaagatcaagccccaacggccctttggatcaacaacgtcgacaaatccacacatccaaccgttcttcaagatcaagcccaaaaacctttgaagatccgttcatcactgttcttcaagatcaagcccaaaagcccttggagatccgttcgtcactgttcttcaaagatcaagcccaaaagcccctttgaagatccgctcaaatccaccttcaagatcaagtccacggcccttgaagaacgttcatccttagatcaagcccaacggccctttggatcaatcacacatccacaaatacacatcttacggagatcgaatcagaggatcaaaatagagagagattgtaacccaaaaccatcaaatacaaatatttgtttgtgcacgtcgtttcttgtctctttcgtttcaggaattttccgtgttcacagtggCATACGAagagtctttctccttcatttccttggattttgcaaatttttcaaataatgTGGTTATCTATATCCGATGTCACCTAAGatggtataaaaatatgatatgaAAGCATAGTAtaaataacattactctttcttttctttggagGACTCGTTTTCAAACTCTTTGTAGGACTCTTTGACTTTTGCAAAAGAATCACGAGGTTAAAATTATGTTTTCCTTAATCGGttgtttttttcattatttttgggGCCAGAAAGGAAAATCTTTGGCATGAAAACAGTCCAAAATCTATGTATAAAAAATATGCCCGTGTACATATTACCACCACAATTCAACCTCCAACGTTGGTTATATTCTTCCAGAATTGATAAAATGCTTCGTATCAACGAACAACCAGGGCCTAAAACTAACCCTAGGCCATCGACAAAATTGATCCCACATCCCAATCCCAAACCCAAAACTCGGTATCAaaataaataaggaaaactaactaaatgtccaaaaaaacttatcttttaatgaaaaaccctttttaaaggtatagtgaatagtaccagggaaATGTATatatgtggtttttcgttaaaagtgaacagtaccggaagtgttttgttaaaactcctaaATAAATAACCCTACGTACGCCATTATGATTTTGTGTGTGGCCTTGTGCTGAAGGAATGGAAGCCTATATCCTTGTCAAAGTAGGATAAATTTCATGAATAGCGAATTCATTATCATATGATTATGGTAGACACATTATGTGGCTAAGCTATAATTCCTTGCCTCTTAGTATAAGTATATCataatatttagaaagaaaaatatatgtaCCCTCAAATGTTGGCTATTTCACTTCATTTCACAATTGATATAAAGTTCGTATCAACGGCCTAAACTACACCTGTTAATATATTATCCTATTATACTCCATATCTGTTCTTATCCTATTGAGCCTAACCCGTTTAAATATAATAAGGTCATTTAAATATTTTGGGTTATTTCTTGAATATTTAGGTCTCTCTCTTCAAATTTACTCTTTCTTCTCATTTGAATATATAGATCTCTTTTTTCTCCCCTTTTCTCACCACCAACACCACTTATGAGACCTGAGGTTCGGCCCAGTTCGGACGACTGAGCAGGGTTGCCTAGTCCTGCTCCCTAACCCAACAATGTCATGTGCTGATTTTCAGAATTGTAAGTCTTGATTAAAAATATTCAATAGTTTACATCCATTTTTCTTCAAGTAAGATTATGAAACAGTGAAAGCCAAAGACAagagtggaaaaaaaaaaccaattactAAATGAAGCCAAACGAATCATAATTATGAACGTAGCGAAAGggggcgagagagagagagagagagagagagagcttgccTTGCACAGTTTCGCGTGAGGAGTTATAATCTTATTTATGGTATTCCTAACGCTCATGAATTCTTGAAGGCATTTCAGGCATATGTAGTTATCTGcagaattattattattattatgataaattttTTGAGTTAATAATCCTGATGGATTAACTGATGTCAAATGCGCAGGCTGTCGCGTCATAACCGTAGATGGATATTGCATGGTAACACTGTCTGACCGAGATTGTTGAAAGTGTTGGTCATGACAAACGATGCAAAACCTGTACGCCGCAAAACCTGTACGCCATTATGCCTTGAATATTTTCAAAATCTCTTGAACAATAAGACTAGAGAGAATTTCAGAGTTGGAGTATGTCAACTTAGAGGAATGGTGCGTGTGCTCTCGTTGACATGAAGAGGATATTTATATAGAAGATTGGAAGCCGGCTAGGGTTACGGTTTCTATCGTTTTCCAATCTTTTAGgtcaatgggctagggttttcagttttttattttttatttttgtcaaaatagGTTTTGTATTGGTTaggttttctttcccttttgtcAACGTTTTTCTTGCAGGATGATCTGTGGGCTTATGTTTGTTTGTTAgataaaagactgtttactatcttcatgtttcgtggttttcaacatttagtacatcaagtttttttcgtctcagatttatacctaaagtgtaaattttgggacagtctcatatatCCGTTAGTTAAACTGTTAAATCTGctgttaattgtgacgtggcgcccatgtggacaatgactataCGCCATGTGtcatccaagttttttttttcttctttcttcttccttcttcttcttcttccttcgactgcaatttttttttcttcctccttcctccttcttcattCCCCTCCTTCCccatcttccttcttcttccttctccttctccttcttcttcctccgaatatggggaagttttttttttcttcttcctccttcttccttctccttcctccttcttccttcctcctcttcttcttcttcttcctcccaatctgcccagattcagttttttttttttttcttcttcctccttccttcctcttcttcttcttcttcctccgaatatgcctaaattcagtttttttttccttcttcctccttcttcctccttcttccttcttccttctccttcctcttcttcttcttctttttcctccgaATATGgccagattcagttttttttttttttccttcttcctccttcttccttcttccttctccttcctcttcttcttcttcttcttcctccgaatctgcccagattcagtttttttttctttcttcttcctccttcttcctccttcttccttcttcttccccctcttcttcttcttcttcttcttcctccaaatctgcccagattcagttttttcttcttcttcttcttccttcttcttcctccttcttcctccttcttccttcctcttctttttcttcttctttttcctccgaatatgcccagattcagttttttttttcttttcttcttcctccttcttgtTCCTCTGAATATGCCcaaattcagttttttttttttccttcttcttcttcttcttcttcttcatcttcctcaaaaaaaaaaaaaaaaaccttcgtcttccccagattcggaggaaaaagaagaaggaagaaggagaaggaggaagaaaaaaaaatatttgcagtcagaggaggaagaagaaagaagaaaaaagaaaaaaaaaaacttccctagattcggaggaagaagaagaataaggagaaggagaaggaagaagaaggaagaaggagaagaaggggaaggaagaaggggaagaaagaaggaggaagaaaaaaaaaagttgcaatcgaaggaagaagaagaagcaagaagaaaaaaaaaacgtggatgacacgtggcgcgcaatcattgtccacataggtGTCatgtcacaattaacggcagatttaacagtttgactaacggatgtatgagactgtcctaaaatttacactttaggtatgaatctgagacgaaaaaaacttgatgtactaaatgttgaaaaccacaaaacatgagggtagtaaacagtcttttacccttgtttgtttgtttgtatttttttcttttaaataaatGTGGGCTTATGTTTGTTGTTTGTGCTAATTAGGGCTGATGTATATATGTTTGGAATACCAAAAAACGACAAATATAATTTTGGATTACTGCAAAGAGGCCATCTATAATTAAGCCCTTCGTCCTCACCTAGTCTATGAAAAAACCCACATGCCCaggtttataaaaaataaataaaaaaaaaccattttgaCTTTTCAACATAGCCCAAACCAatttaattcatataaatttaCAATAGTGCCATTGTCCAAATGAAAACGGAACGCCTAACATTTTTAAAATAACGTATATACCAACGTCATTCTCTTCTCGCATATCAGAGAATTTTTAGTAGCCCGGAAACGCATGATGATACATCACATGTCATTAAACAAGTGATgagatatttttgttaaaaaaaattaatagctTATCAAATAAAACATCATTTCACTTCTATAATAACACATGGTATACTATCTGTGTGTCAGACATAATGTGTATTGTCTCAAATTTACTAATTAAGTTTTTGGTCTCAATTTCAGGTTGGATTTTCAAGGTCTTGTTGGATCACTTCTGACAAAATCCATGAGAAATCACAACAGACACCTACAAATTCGAAGAGACGGTCGACGATCAACAAGAAAATGGTGATTAGACTAGAATTCGAATTGAAACGGGAAAGAACATGAATAAATCAGTAACATCCAAGCCATACATAGAGGCAAACCGATCCGTCCAGCATTTCACATATATTTGGATCAATATTTCTTTAATCAGACCTAAAAAACAACACAATAATCAGACGATCATACCAAGAATGCTCTACATGGAAAGTAATTTGATTCTCTGGTTGTGGACACAAAGAATTTGAGGACTCTGAAGCTTT from Malus domestica chromosome 01, GDT2T_hap1 includes:
- the LOC114826381 gene encoding REF/SRPP-like protein At1g67360, with amino-acid sequence MATVDKGVEIGKEKELKHLGFLRVAAIQTLVCISNLYDYAKQNSGPLRSMVGTVEGAVTAVVGPVYRKFKGVPDDVLTFLDAKVDEATDKFDKHAPVAKQVASQAHCLIQKAAEKGQRIVREAETGGPRAAIHYAATEYKNFVLNQSVKLWVGLNKYPSIHTVAQKAAPTAAHWSGKYNHIVKDLTRKGYAIFGYLPLVPIDEMSKAVEKGETEADFIVN